TCTGATGTTCAACACGCTGACCTTCCTGCAGGTTGCTTGTATCGCTTGCAACAAAATCAGTGGCTGGTTTATGTTCTATTGTTTGCGGCCTTGGAGGCGTTGTTACATAAGATGGTTTTGATGACGCTGTTTTTGGCGGAGCTCCGTAACGTTTCTCAGCTTTTGCTGCATCATCATAATCACTACTCTTATTACCAAATCCACCTTTTAACCGATCGAAAGCTGAACCACTACCAAATGATGACCCCTGGTTTCTTGAACCGCCACCTGCATAACTCTTATCAATAAATTGTTCGGGTAATTCATCTAAGAAACGGCTTGGTTCGTTTTGTACGATCTGTCCAAACTTATAACGGGTATTGGCATAAGAGATCCATAACTTTTTCTTTGCTCTTGTGATCACCACATAAAACAACCGTCGCTCTTCTTCCAGTTCTTCTCTTGTATTTATGGAGAGTGCGCTGGGGAAAAGTTGTTCTTCCAACCCTGCAGCAAACACACATTCAAATTCCAAACCTTTTGCAGCATGTATGGTCATGAGTTTTACATTATCTGCATTTGGATCTTTATCATCAGCATCGGTTAACAATGTGATCTGTTGCAGGTAAGCTCCTAATGTAACAGCACCGGTTTTCTTTTCTTCATCTGTTGCTGCAACAACATCGAAAGAAAGTTCCTGTTGCGGCTTCTCTGTTTCTGCAAATGGATCAGCTTCTTCGATCATTACACCGTCGTCATCGATCTGTTGACGGTTTGCTGTATCATCGACCCATTCTTTAATGGAGTTGAGTAATTCCTGTGTGTTCTCGTAACGCTGTAAGCCTTCAGTACTCTTATCGTTAAAAAGTTCTTTTACAAGATTGGTTTGTTTACCTACATGCACCGCTACATCATACGCATTGTGTTTCTGCAGCATGCTCGCAAAGCTTTTGATCATGGTTACAAAATCATCAATAGCTTCAAGGGTACCTGCTTTGAAACCAAATTGCTGTGCACGAGTAAGTACATCCCACATGCTTACGTTTTGTTCATTAGCAAATAACACACATTTGTCGATAGTTGTTTTGCCAATGCCTCTTGTGGGATAATTAATAACACGTTTCAGTGCTTCTTCATCTTTGGGGTTTACAATTAAACGCAGGTAAGCAATATAATCTTTGATCTCTTTTCGTTGATAAAAGCTGACACCACCGTAAATAATATATGGAATACTCATGCGGCGTAAACTTTCTTCAAATGCACGGCTTTGTGCATTGGTACGATAGAGAATAGCAAAGTCTTTATTACGATAATGATTCCGGAGTTTCTGTTCCTGAATGGTGTCAGCTACATACTTCCCTTCATCATTATCCGTCATGGTGCGAACTAAACGAATCTTCTCACCATCACTGTTATCTGTAAATAATGTTTTTTCGATCTGTCCTTTATTGTTGGCAATAACTTCGTTTGCCACATTCAGGATATTCTTAGTACTGCGGTAGTTTTGCTCAAGTTTTACCACATGCACATTGTCGTAATCTTTCTGGAACTGTAAAATATTTTCAATGGTTGCACCACGGAAGCTGTAGATACTTTGTGCATCATCACCCACGACACACACATTTTCATGCATAGCTCCAAGTAGTTTAATGATCTCGTACTGTGCAGGGTTTGTATCCTGGTACTCATCAATCATGATATACTTAAACCTGCGCTGGTATTTGCTTAAACTTTCAGGAACAGTTTTCAGCAGTTCGTAAAATTTAATGAGCAAGTCATCAAAATCCATTGCCCCATTTTTGAAACAACGTTTGGCATAACTATCATAGATCTGTGCAATGGCAGGACGGTTGGCACGCATATCTTCCTGTTGAATATGCCAATCAGTTTTATATTCCTCTGCATTCACCAAAGCATTCTTGGCAGATGAAATTCGATTATAAACAGTAGAGGGTTTGTAATGCTTATCATCCAGGTTCATTTCGTTGATCACTGTTTTGATCACACTCTTTGCATCATCCGTATCGTAAATCGTAAAGTTTGATGGATAGCCTATCTTGGTTGCTTCGCTTCTTAGGATGCGTGCAAACACACTGTGGAAAGTGCCGATATACAGATTCCTTGCTTCGTGGTTACCAAGAATATGCTCCACACGCTCCTTCATCTCCTTGGCAGCTTTGTTGGTAAAAGTTAGCGCCAATATGTTGAAAGCATCCACACCTCTTGCCATCAGGTGGGCGATACGAGTAGTCAATACTTTTGTTTTGCCACTGCCTGCGCCTGCTACTATCATCAGCGGTCCTTCAATAGTAGTTACCGCTTCCTTCTGCCGTTCGTTCAGCCCATTTAAATAATCAATCATAAATCGAAATAAGCCTGCAATTTACAAGAAGCAAACGGGACATGGGGTGCTGTGGAGAAAGAAATTGCAGCTCCGTTGGAGAACAACAAAAGGAAAAATGAATTCTGAATCAGGCTTCAGCTTCTTCATTCATAAATACATCAATCATTGGCTTCCCAGCCTGCATCAATAACAGGTTGCATGTGTACAACAAATCCTGTGGCACTCCTGCTGTGTAATAATTTCCACTGTACCAGTACTGCATTAATTGCGTGGTAACATTGCCGTTGTTCTGTTTGAGCAATAAACATTGCATACGTGAAATACTAGCGTCGGAAAGATGGTTAAACACTCCGTTGCTGAGAAGGTTTCGGGTGATGGTCATTACTTCCTTTTGCATAAATTTTGATTTTAGGTGAATTACAATTAGTAATGTAAAAAGGATGCCAACATTTTCTTATCAAATTGTTACGGGCCCGTAATGTGCATTGCCTGTGCATAAGGGCTTTAAAAGAGGCAGAACCTTCCGAATTCATATCTGCTCCATAACCAAACATTAACCGTCTTTTCCCTTGCCACCCCGCTTAAATGCCGTACCTTTGCCGCCTTAAAAAAGGCAAGAACACCAACCGTTTCGGCCTAACACATTGAGTATGAATATTCGCAACATAGCAATCATTGCACACGTAGACCATGGAAAAACAACCTTGGTGGATAAAATTTTACACGCAACCAAGGTGTTTCGTGACAACCAGGACACTGGTGAATTGATCATGGACAGCAACGATCTTGAAAGGGAGCGTGGTATTACCATTTTCTCTAAGAACGCCGCTGTAATTTATAACGACGTAAAAATTAACGTAATTGATACTCCGGGCCACGCCGATTTTGGTGGTGAAGTAGAACGTGTATTGAAAATGGCTGATGGTGTAATTCTGTTGGTTGATGCGTTTGAAGGCCCGATGCCACAAACACGTTTTGTGTTGCAGAAAGCACTTCAGTTAAATTTGAAACCTATTGTGGTGATCAACAAAGTTGATAAACCAAACTGTCGTCCTGATGAAGTGCATGATTCAGTGTTCGATCTTTTCTTTAACCTCGATGCAACAGAAGAACAATTAGATTTTCCTACTTACTATGGTAGCGGAAAGAATGGTTGGTTCAACGATTCATTAACTGAGATCGATAATATTTTCCCGTTGCTTGATGGTATTATTAAATATGTACCTGCACCAAAGGTGGCAGAAGGTCCGTTGCAAATGCAGATCACTTCATTGGATTATTCTTCTTTCCTTGGCCGTATTGCCATTGGTAAAGTAAGTCGTGGTTCAATTAAAGAAAGTCAGCAAGTTGCTTTGATGCAGGCCGATGGTACAGTTCGCAAACTGAAAGTGAAAGAACTGTATGTGTTTGAAGGAATGGGTAAGAAAAAAGTAGCTGAAGTAATTGCAGGTGACCTTTGTGCAGTTGTTGGTGTTGATGATTTTAATATAGGTGATACATTGGCTGATGCTGAAAATCCTGAAGCATTACCGGTGATCAGCGTAGATGAACCAACAATGAACATGTTGTTCAGCGTAAATAACTCACCATTCTTTGGTAAAGACGGTAAGTTTGTTACAAGCCGTCACTTGCGTGACAGGTTAATGAAAGAAACAGAAAAAAATCTTGCGCTTCGTGTTTCAGATAGCGAAGATGGTGATAGCTTAATTGTTTATGGTCGTGGTATTCTTCACCTTGGTATCTTAATTGAAACAATGCGTCGTGAAGGATATGAATTAACTGTTGGTCAACCACAGGTAATTACCAAAGAGATAAATGGTAAAAAACACGAACCATACGAAACGCTGGTAGTAGATGTGCCGCAGGAATTTGCAAGTAAAGTGATTGACCTTGTTACACGTCGTAAAGGTGAAATGCTGATCATGGAAACCAAAGGTGAAATGCAGCATCTGGAATTTGAAATTCCATCAAGAGGATTGATTGGTTTGCGTACACAAATGTTGACAGCTACAACAGGTGAAGCAGTTATGGCACACCGTTTTAGTGAATATAAACCTTGGAAAGGCGCTATCCCCGGCCGTAACAATGGTGTATTACTTTCGAAATTCCAGGATAAAACAACCGGTTATTCAATTGATAAATTACAGGATCGTGGTACTTTCTTTGTTGATCCGGGTGAAGAAGTTTATGCTGGACAGATCATTGCAGAACACATTAAACCAGGTGATCTTGTTGTGAATGCAACAGAGGGAAAGAAATTGACCAACCACCGTGCAAGTGGAAGTGATGATGCAACACGCATTGCCCCAAAAACATTACTTACGTTGGAAGAGTGTATGGAATACATTCAGTTTGATGAGTGTATTGAAGTAACACCTAATTACATTCGTATGCGTAAAGTGATACTTGATGAAGAGGAAAGAAAGAAACAATCGAAATCAATGAACGCACAGATGGCGTAAAAGATAAAAGCAAAGACCCCGATCATTTGATCGGGGTCTTTTTTATTTAGCTCATTTTAGTTTTTATAAAATCAAAATATCAACCTTCAATACGTTTGATGTCTGCACCAAGTTTACGCAACCGTTCATCAATGTATTGATAGCCCCGGTCGATCTGTTCAATATTCTGAATAATACTTTTTCCTTCAGCACTTAATGCTGCAATTAGCAATGCTTGCCCAGCACGTATATCGGGGCTGCTCATTGTAATACCCCTTAACTTTTGTTCACGTTCCAAGCCAATAACAACAGCTCGATGTGGGTCACATAAAATAATTTGTGCACCCATATCAATGAGTTTATCTACAAAGAACAAACGGCTTTCAAACATTTTCTGATGTATGAGTACACTTCCTTTTGCCTGGATGGCAGTAACAAGAACAATGCTCAACAGGTCAGGCGTAAAGCCCGGCCATGGATGATCATAGATCGTTAGCACACCACCATCAAAGTATCGTTGTATTTCATACAACTCCTGTTCGGGTATATGAATATCATCACCGTCAATTTTTAAATCAATACCTAATTGTCTGAATTTTTCCGGGATAATACCAAGTTGATCAATACCTGCTCCTTTAATAACAATATCGCTTTGTGTCATTGCAGCTAAGCCAATGAACGAGCCAACTTCAATCATATCGGGCAGAATGCGATGAGCAGTACCACCTAAATAATCAACACCTTCAATACTTAACAAATTACTTCCAACCCCACTGATCTTTGCACCCATACGATTAAGCATGGCACAGAGCTGTTGTATATAAGGCTCACATGCTGCATTGTAAATAGTGGTGGTTCCACTGGCCATACTTGCTGCCATTACAATGTTAGCAGTGCCTGTTACAGACGGCTCATCAAGCAACATGTTTACACCTTGCAGTTTGGTTGTTGTGAGATGAAAGAATCCATCTTCAGGATGATAATTAAAGTCGGCCCCCAGCTTTTCAAAACCAATAACGTGTGTATCTAATCTTCTCCGCCCAATTTTATCACCTCCGGGTTTTGGAATAAATGCTTTTTTGTAACGGGCAAGCATTGGTCCTGCGAGCATCACACTTCCACGTAGCTTGCCGCTTTTCTTCTTAAATTTTTCACTGTGCAGGTAATCAATATCTACATCATCGGCCTGGAAAATGCAGGTGTCCCGTTGTGGTCGTTCCACTTTCACGTTCATTTCGCCCAATAATTCAATAAGCAGATTC
The DNA window shown above is from Lacibacter sp. H375 and carries:
- a CDS encoding ATP-dependent helicase — protein: MIDYLNGLNERQKEAVTTIEGPLMIVAGAGSGKTKVLTTRIAHLMARGVDAFNILALTFTNKAAKEMKERVEHILGNHEARNLYIGTFHSVFARILRSEATKIGYPSNFTIYDTDDAKSVIKTVINEMNLDDKHYKPSTVYNRISSAKNALVNAEEYKTDWHIQQEDMRANRPAIAQIYDSYAKRCFKNGAMDFDDLLIKFYELLKTVPESLSKYQRRFKYIMIDEYQDTNPAQYEIIKLLGAMHENVCVVGDDAQSIYSFRGATIENILQFQKDYDNVHVVKLEQNYRSTKNILNVANEVIANNKGQIEKTLFTDNSDGEKIRLVRTMTDNDEGKYVADTIQEQKLRNHYRNKDFAILYRTNAQSRAFEESLRRMSIPYIIYGGVSFYQRKEIKDYIAYLRLIVNPKDEEALKRVINYPTRGIGKTTIDKCVLFANEQNVSMWDVLTRAQQFGFKAGTLEAIDDFVTMIKSFASMLQKHNAYDVAVHVGKQTNLVKELFNDKSTEGLQRYENTQELLNSIKEWVDDTANRQQIDDDGVMIEEADPFAETEKPQQELSFDVVAATDEEKKTGAVTLGAYLQQITLLTDADDKDPNADNVKLMTIHAAKGLEFECVFAAGLEEQLFPSALSINTREELEEERRLFYVVITRAKKKLWISYANTRYKFGQIVQNEPSRFLDELPEQFIDKSYAGGGSRNQGSSFGSGSAFDRLKGGFGNKSSDYDDAAKAEKRYGAPPKTASSKPSYVTTPPRPQTIEHKPATDFVASDTSNLQEGQRVEHQKFGFGEVVKMEGSAHNPIATVKFELNGEKKIMLNYAKLRIVNA
- the typA gene encoding translational GTPase TypA; translated protein: MNIRNIAIIAHVDHGKTTLVDKILHATKVFRDNQDTGELIMDSNDLERERGITIFSKNAAVIYNDVKINVIDTPGHADFGGEVERVLKMADGVILLVDAFEGPMPQTRFVLQKALQLNLKPIVVINKVDKPNCRPDEVHDSVFDLFFNLDATEEQLDFPTYYGSGKNGWFNDSLTEIDNIFPLLDGIIKYVPAPKVAEGPLQMQITSLDYSSFLGRIAIGKVSRGSIKESQQVALMQADGTVRKLKVKELYVFEGMGKKKVAEVIAGDLCAVVGVDDFNIGDTLADAENPEALPVISVDEPTMNMLFSVNNSPFFGKDGKFVTSRHLRDRLMKETEKNLALRVSDSEDGDSLIVYGRGILHLGILIETMRREGYELTVGQPQVITKEINGKKHEPYETLVVDVPQEFASKVIDLVTRRKGEMLIMETKGEMQHLEFEIPSRGLIGLRTQMLTATTGEAVMAHRFSEYKPWKGAIPGRNNGVLLSKFQDKTTGYSIDKLQDRGTFFVDPGEEVYAGQIIAEHIKPGDLVVNATEGKKLTNHRASGSDDATRIAPKTLLTLEECMEYIQFDECIEVTPNYIRMRKVILDEEERKKQSKSMNAQMA
- the murA gene encoding UDP-N-acetylglucosamine 1-carboxyvinyltransferase; amino-acid sequence: MHSFEVRGGKKLNGEIIPQGAKNEALQIISAVLLTPEKVTITNIPDIVDVNLLIELLGEMNVKVERPQRDTCIFQADDVDIDYLHSEKFKKKSGKLRGSVMLAGPMLARYKKAFIPKPGGDKIGRRRLDTHVIGFEKLGADFNYHPEDGFFHLTTTKLQGVNMLLDEPSVTGTANIVMAASMASGTTTIYNAACEPYIQQLCAMLNRMGAKISGVGSNLLSIEGVDYLGGTAHRILPDMIEVGSFIGLAAMTQSDIVIKGAGIDQLGIIPEKFRQLGIDLKIDGDDIHIPEQELYEIQRYFDGGVLTIYDHPWPGFTPDLLSIVLVTAIQAKGSVLIHQKMFESRLFFVDKLIDMGAQIILCDPHRAVVIGLEREQKLRGITMSSPDIRAGQALLIAALSAEGKSIIQNIEQIDRGYQYIDERLRKLGADIKRIEG